From the genome of Brevibacterium sp. JSBI002, one region includes:
- a CDS encoding RidA family protein produces the protein MSKTLERMNELGLELPEIATPAGAYVPALRTGNYVYTSGQLPVVDGKLPATGHLGTDVDLDTGYQLARTAGLNALAAIAGVIGDLDKIVRVVKVTGFVNSADDFTEQPAVINGVSELYGEIFGDRGQHARSAVGVNTLPLGTPVEVEVIVEVSGDAA, from the coding sequence ATGTCGAAGACCCTTGAGCGCATGAACGAACTCGGCCTCGAACTGCCGGAGATCGCCACACCAGCCGGCGCCTACGTCCCTGCCCTGCGCACCGGCAATTACGTCTATACCTCGGGCCAGCTGCCCGTCGTCGACGGCAAGCTGCCTGCGACCGGTCACCTGGGCACGGACGTCGACCTCGACACCGGTTACCAGCTGGCACGCACCGCCGGGCTCAACGCACTGGCAGCCATCGCCGGAGTCATCGGCGATCTCGACAAGATCGTGCGCGTCGTCAAGGTCACCGGTTTCGTCAACTCCGCCGACGACTTCACCGAGCAGCCGGCCGTCATCAACGGCGTGTCCGAGCTCTACGGTGAGATCTTCGGAGACCGTGGGCAGCACGCCCGCAGCGCGGTCGGCGTGAACACGCTGCCGCTGGGCACGCCCGTCGAGGTCGAAGTCATCGTCGAGGTCTCAGGCGATGCCGCTTAG